From Streptomyces chrestomyceticus JCM 4735, one genomic window encodes:
- a CDS encoding GNAT family N-acetyltransferase: MTGIPVPHVADLLRTEIEVNWPTDARGRLQGPHHLVLAVSADGRHQVPAAAAHLPDALAADLLAAVAPRPTPAGPGLPPPALPHVQHLLEAALGPVHITTGPSYLIHPDRIRHAPTAPVMPSDAPPAAIASLRTANPGNWGADEWHDLLDGKLGPWAMALDPAAPPPATGHPAHVVSISHTPCWTAHGAEAGAWTRPGHRGRGHAATTTAAWSRLQAPTGRHLFYSTTDTNHSSRNVAARLGLRPLGHLWKVSPLPDAAP; encoded by the coding sequence GTGACGGGCATACCCGTGCCCCACGTCGCGGACCTGCTCAGGACCGAGATCGAGGTCAACTGGCCCACGGACGCGCGAGGCCGCTTGCAGGGCCCGCACCACCTGGTGCTCGCCGTATCGGCCGACGGCCGTCACCAGGTCCCGGCGGCAGCCGCCCACCTCCCGGACGCACTCGCCGCCGACCTGCTGGCGGCCGTCGCGCCGCGGCCCACCCCCGCGGGCCCCGGTTTGCCGCCCCCGGCCCTCCCCCACGTCCAGCACCTGCTGGAGGCGGCCCTCGGCCCCGTACACATCACCACGGGCCCCAGCTACCTCATCCACCCCGACCGCATCCGGCACGCCCCGACCGCACCCGTCATGCCCTCAGACGCGCCCCCGGCCGCCATCGCGTCCCTGCGCACCGCCAACCCCGGCAACTGGGGCGCCGACGAGTGGCACGACCTCCTCGACGGAAAGCTCGGCCCCTGGGCCATGGCCCTCGACCCCGCCGCCCCGCCCCCGGCCACCGGTCACCCCGCGCACGTCGTCTCCATCAGCCACACCCCCTGCTGGACCGCCCACGGCGCGGAAGCCGGCGCATGGACCCGCCCCGGCCACCGCGGCCGGGGCCACGCCGCGACCACCACCGCCGCCTGGTCCCGCCTCCAGGCCCCCACCGGCCGCCACCTCTTCTACAGCACCACCGACACCAACCACTCGTCCCGGAACGTCGCCGCCCGCCTGGGACTCCGGCCGCTGGGCCACTTGTGGAAGGTGTCACCGCTGCCCGACGCGGCGCCGTAG
- a CDS encoding glycoside hydrolase, producing MDPKIAPTGGAPRPGTRPRNRTRTGPRVLAVSLALTATATVGASGCSGQAVAGTVEGRHVDIPVRGGTATVDTGSLAVNARTADGRSLALSAPSGTDLGKPGPVRRTDGGARWSYPDKGLTVTARADQGRLRVSMKADRDGSLTWPVTGTDRAASSVQLPRGEGLDIPVRDTFWNSAKAGLTGDAIDIGGQLELPLWGYSLGKGQGVSYLTPTDIGTSLKFRSDAGQLRTSTTHDFNGGDGTRDYTVTFALTDGNPVAPGADYRSWLSEHGQLGSLREKIRKNPANGRLLGAFHAYVWGDARKAGGVEQLRKLGVDRMWLGYDAGADPMDAAAAKAAKKAGYLVGPYDTFANGQDPKTADSPTSVWPGTVYPDFCVRDAQGKPETGFGDRGCYLSSRAFEQAEPEHHYLAGRTRAMTANGADSYFLDVDATGEEFRDHSAAHPMTKADDRANRLARMRRLGQDKKLVLGSESAQSWANQVLAFNHGAATPVADGLWKLQRDKETWGNWYPQNAPKTFFKPVDLPADLAKAMYDPAYRVPLYETALHSSLVNAERWELSYNKLPKQKTDRALLAMLYNIPLNYVLDGPSIKKSGPELAALQKYFAPLHKAAATEKLTSFRRLTGDNLVQRTEFGNGKLTVTANFGSTPHAGLPGGCVDAELHGDKQPRRLCPAKATG from the coding sequence ATGGATCCCAAGATCGCCCCAACCGGCGGCGCACCCCGCCCCGGCACCCGACCCCGCAACCGCACCCGCACCGGTCCGCGCGTGCTCGCCGTCTCCCTCGCGCTGACGGCCACGGCCACCGTCGGCGCCTCCGGGTGCAGCGGCCAGGCCGTGGCCGGGACCGTCGAAGGGCGGCACGTCGACATTCCCGTACGGGGCGGTACGGCCACCGTCGACACCGGCAGCCTGGCCGTCAACGCCCGTACGGCGGACGGCAGGAGCCTGGCCCTGTCCGCCCCGTCCGGCACCGACCTCGGCAAGCCCGGCCCGGTCCGGCGCACCGACGGCGGCGCCCGCTGGAGCTACCCGGACAAGGGCCTGACGGTGACCGCGCGCGCCGACCAGGGACGGCTGCGCGTCAGCATGAAGGCGGACCGAGACGGCTCGCTCACCTGGCCGGTGACCGGCACCGACCGGGCCGCGTCGTCCGTCCAGCTTCCGCGCGGCGAAGGCCTGGACATCCCCGTACGGGACACCTTCTGGAATTCCGCGAAGGCCGGTCTCACTGGCGACGCGATCGACATCGGCGGCCAGCTCGAACTGCCGCTGTGGGGCTACTCCCTGGGCAAGGGACAAGGCGTCAGCTACCTCACCCCCACCGACATAGGCACCTCACTCAAGTTCCGCTCCGACGCCGGTCAGCTACGCACCTCCACCACCCACGACTTCAACGGCGGCGACGGCACCCGCGACTACACCGTCACCTTCGCCCTCACCGACGGAAACCCCGTCGCACCCGGCGCCGACTACCGCTCCTGGCTCTCCGAACACGGACAGCTCGGCAGCCTGCGCGAAAAGATCCGCAAGAACCCGGCGAACGGGCGGCTGCTCGGCGCCTTCCACGCGTACGTGTGGGGCGACGCGCGCAAGGCCGGGGGCGTCGAGCAGCTCAGGAAGCTGGGCGTGGACCGGATGTGGCTCGGTTACGACGCCGGGGCCGACCCGATGGACGCCGCGGCCGCCAAGGCGGCGAAGAAGGCGGGCTACCTCGTCGGCCCGTACGACACGTTCGCCAACGGCCAGGACCCGAAGACCGCCGACTCCCCCACCTCCGTCTGGCCCGGCACGGTCTACCCGGACTTCTGCGTACGGGACGCCCAGGGCAAGCCGGAGACCGGCTTCGGCGACCGCGGCTGCTACCTCAGCTCGCGCGCCTTCGAACAGGCCGAGCCGGAGCACCACTACCTCGCCGGCCGCACCCGCGCCATGACCGCCAACGGCGCCGACAGCTACTTCCTCGACGTCGACGCGACCGGCGAGGAGTTCCGCGACCACAGCGCCGCCCACCCGATGACCAAGGCGGACGACCGCGCGAACCGGCTGGCCCGGATGCGGCGCCTGGGCCAGGACAAGAAGCTCGTCCTGGGCTCGGAGAGCGCCCAGTCCTGGGCCAACCAGGTGCTCGCCTTCAACCACGGGGCGGCCACCCCGGTCGCCGACGGCCTGTGGAAACTCCAGCGCGACAAGGAGACCTGGGGCAACTGGTACCCGCAGAACGCCCCCAAGACGTTCTTCAAGCCGGTGGACCTGCCGGCCGACCTGGCGAAGGCGATGTACGACCCGGCCTACCGGGTGCCGCTGTACGAGACCGCACTGCACAGCTCGCTCGTCAACGCCGAGCGGTGGGAGCTGTCGTACAACAAACTGCCGAAGCAGAAGACCGACCGCGCGCTGCTGGCAATGCTCTACAACATCCCGCTGAACTACGTGCTCGACGGCCCGTCCATCAAGAAGTCCGGACCGGAACTGGCAGCGCTGCAAAAGTACTTCGCGCCGCTGCACAAGGCGGCGGCCACCGAGAAGCTGACCTCGTTCCGCCGCCTGACCGGCGACAACCTCGTGCAGCGTACGGAGTTCGGCAACGGCAAGCTCACCGTCACCGCCAACTTCGGTAGCACACCGCACGCCGGCCTCCCCGGCGGCTGCGTGGACGCCGAGCTGCACGGCGACAAGCAGCCGCGGCGCCTGTGCCCGGCGAAGGCCACGGGCTGA
- a CDS encoding cupin has product MDDLSSLTRRQLDDARASAHGRSAHLFLQDGPLRQTVIALIEGAALDEHVTPPAASLQVLHGRVRLTGTSDDRDLIAGQVVPVPHERHGLKALQDSAVLLTAVTATKSMN; this is encoded by the coding sequence ATGGACGACCTCAGCTCGCTCACCCGCCGCCAGCTCGACGACGCCAGGGCCTCCGCTCACGGGCGCAGCGCCCACCTCTTCCTCCAGGACGGCCCGCTCCGGCAGACCGTGATCGCGCTCATCGAGGGCGCCGCCCTGGACGAGCACGTCACGCCGCCGGCCGCCAGCCTCCAGGTGCTGCACGGGCGGGTGCGGCTGACCGGGACGAGCGACGACCGGGACCTGATCGCCGGGCAGGTCGTGCCGGTGCCCCACGAGCGGCACGGCCTGAAGGCCCTTCAGGACTCCGCCGTCCTGCTGACCGCCGTCACCGCGACGAAGTCCATGAACTGA
- a CDS encoding beta-ketoacyl-ACP synthase 3, translating to MPGTRIAALGHHQPARVLTNDDLAGMVDTSDEWIRRRTGIATRRIADEESVADLATAAAAKALAASGLAPADIGMVTVATCSAIDRCPSTAAQVAAALGIPAAVAYDLNNGCAGFCTALASADHAVRAGAARHALVIGAEKMSDVTDWTDRSTCVLLGDGAGAAVVSAAGSAHIGPVVWGSDPTRAQAVRLTGDWHPRFAQEGQTVFRWVTTELTPLAREACERAGVALADLAGVVTHQANLRIIEAVVQQLGLPEDVVIARDVVESGNTSAASVPLALSKMAERRDLPSGGPVLLLSFGGGLSYAGQVVDCP from the coding sequence GTGCCGGGAACCCGTATCGCCGCGCTGGGCCACCACCAGCCGGCCCGCGTCCTGACCAATGACGACCTGGCGGGCATGGTCGACACCAGTGACGAGTGGATCCGGCGGCGTACCGGCATCGCCACCCGCCGGATCGCCGACGAGGAGTCCGTCGCCGACCTGGCCACGGCCGCCGCCGCCAAGGCCCTGGCCGCCTCCGGGCTGGCCCCCGCCGACATCGGGATGGTCACCGTGGCGACCTGCTCGGCCATCGACCGCTGCCCGTCCACCGCCGCCCAGGTCGCCGCCGCGCTCGGCATCCCCGCAGCCGTCGCGTACGACCTGAACAACGGCTGCGCGGGCTTCTGCACCGCGCTCGCCTCCGCCGACCACGCGGTCCGGGCGGGCGCTGCCCGGCACGCCCTGGTCATCGGCGCCGAGAAGATGTCGGACGTGACGGACTGGACCGACCGCAGCACCTGCGTCCTGCTCGGCGACGGCGCGGGCGCCGCCGTGGTCAGCGCCGCCGGGTCCGCGCACATCGGGCCCGTCGTCTGGGGCTCCGACCCCACCCGCGCGCAGGCGGTGCGCCTGACGGGCGACTGGCACCCGCGCTTCGCGCAGGAGGGGCAGACGGTGTTCCGCTGGGTCACCACCGAACTCACCCCGCTGGCCCGGGAAGCCTGCGAACGGGCCGGTGTCGCCCTCGCCGACCTCGCCGGGGTCGTCACCCATCAGGCCAATCTGCGCATCATCGAGGCCGTGGTGCAGCAGCTCGGCCTGCCCGAGGACGTGGTGATCGCGCGCGACGTGGTCGAGTCCGGCAACACCTCCGCCGCGTCCGTACCGCTCGCCCTCTCCAAGATGGCCGAACGCCGCGACCTGCCGTCCGGCGGGCCGGTGCTGCTGCTGAGCTTCGGGGGCGGGCTGTCGTACGCGGGGCAGGTGGTGGACTGCCCGTAG
- a CDS encoding NAD(P)/FAD-dependent oxidoreductase, whose translation MTSQQRVRVVVIGGGMAAARLAQRLRPADAGGGPALTVLGAEPHAPYNRVLLAEVLAGRYAPEVIALPAPHDGVRWLSGVRAVRIDRATRTVLCDDGRAVPYDRLVLATGSNPVLPPLRGLFPSGHGDLPDGVHPFRTLDDCTALAAAAARPGVRAVVIGGGLLGVSAARALAERGVSVLLAQQGEHLMERQLDAGAAALLRAHIEALGVEVHTECRVRGLRVEDGSVRGVELADGYVPDADVVVLACGVRPRTGLARAAGLPVDRGIVVDDELRTADPRIHAIGDCAQHDGVVYGLAGAALEQADLLARVLSEEAARYRGTRALTRLTLTGPSPGPDSGAHPSPGSGAHPGPGSGAHLEPDSGAHDTPLDLAAFGTPSPRPGDDVIHLSDATRSAYRKVIVRGDRLVGGILLGDLGAVGTLARTWEADDPLPDAPLLHLLTTDRPIPDGGF comes from the coding sequence ATGACCTCGCAACAGCGTGTGCGTGTGGTGGTGATCGGCGGCGGGATGGCGGCCGCCCGGCTCGCGCAGCGCCTCCGTCCGGCCGATGCCGGTGGCGGTCCGGCACTCACCGTCCTCGGCGCGGAGCCGCACGCGCCGTACAACCGTGTCCTGCTCGCCGAGGTGCTGGCCGGCCGGTACGCGCCCGAGGTCATCGCGCTGCCCGCCCCGCACGACGGCGTGCGGTGGCTGAGCGGGGTGCGGGCGGTACGGATCGACCGGGCGACCCGTACGGTGCTGTGCGACGACGGGCGGGCCGTACCGTACGACCGGCTCGTCCTCGCGACCGGCTCCAACCCGGTGCTGCCGCCGCTGCGCGGCCTCTTCCCGTCCGGCCACGGCGATCTCCCTGACGGCGTCCACCCCTTCCGCACCTTGGACGACTGCACGGCGCTCGCCGCGGCCGCCGCCCGGCCGGGGGTGCGCGCCGTGGTGATCGGCGGCGGGCTGCTCGGTGTCTCCGCGGCCCGTGCGCTGGCCGAGCGCGGTGTATCGGTTCTGCTCGCGCAGCAGGGCGAGCATCTGATGGAACGGCAGTTGGACGCCGGGGCCGCGGCCCTGCTGCGCGCGCACATCGAGGCGCTGGGTGTGGAGGTCCATACGGAGTGCCGGGTGCGCGGGCTGCGTGTCGAGGACGGTTCCGTACGTGGCGTGGAACTCGCGGACGGTTACGTGCCCGACGCCGACGTGGTCGTCCTCGCCTGCGGGGTACGGCCGCGCACCGGGCTCGCGCGGGCCGCCGGACTGCCGGTGGACCGCGGCATCGTCGTGGACGACGAGCTGCGGACGGCCGATCCCCGCATTCACGCGATCGGCGACTGTGCGCAGCACGACGGCGTGGTGTATGGCCTGGCGGGTGCCGCCCTCGAACAGGCGGATCTGCTGGCGCGCGTCCTCTCGGAGGAGGCCGCCCGTTACCGAGGCACCCGCGCCCTCACCCGCCTCACCCTCACCGGCCCGAGCCCCGGCCCGGACTCCGGCGCGCACCCCAGCCCAGGCTCCGGCGCGCACCCCGGCCCAGGCTCCGGCGCCCACCTCGAACCGGACTCCGGCGCGCACGACACCCCCCTCGACCTCGCCGCCTTCGGCACCCCTTCCCCCCGCCCCGGCGATGACGTGATCCACCTGTCCGACGCCACCCGGAGCGCCTACCGCAAGGTCATCGTCCGCGGTGACCGCCTCGTCGGCGGCATCCTCCTCGGCGACCTCGGCGCCGTCGGCACCCTCGCCCGTACCTGGGAGGCCGACGACCCGCTGCCCGACGCCCCCCTTCTGCACCTGCTCACCACCGACCGCCCCATCCCCGACGGAGGCTTCTGA
- a CDS encoding sulfite exporter TauE/SafE family protein encodes MPADISLTTTLLLCLAALAAGWIDAVVGGGGLLLLPALLVGLPHTPAAYVLGTNKSTAVVGTAAAACTYVRKAPIDLRTALRIGLAALGGSLGGAFFAAGIDSEVLRPLIMAVLVGVLAFVLLRPAFGTAPPPSGPVTRRRLLLALLVAGLGIGFYDGLIGPGTGAFLVVALAAILHMDLVTSSATAKVVNVCTNIGALAMFAYQGTVLWQLGALLAVFNFVGGTVGARMALKRGAGFVRGVLVVVVVSLLCKLAFDQWLA; translated from the coding sequence GTGCCCGCAGACATATCTCTGACGACGACTCTCCTGCTGTGCCTGGCCGCCCTGGCGGCGGGCTGGATCGACGCCGTCGTGGGCGGCGGCGGTCTGCTGCTCCTGCCGGCCCTGCTCGTCGGCCTTCCGCACACGCCCGCCGCGTACGTCCTGGGCACCAACAAGTCCACGGCCGTCGTCGGCACCGCCGCCGCGGCCTGCACCTACGTACGCAAGGCCCCGATCGACCTGCGCACCGCCCTGCGCATCGGCCTGGCCGCACTCGGCGGCTCGCTGGGCGGCGCGTTCTTCGCGGCGGGCATCGACAGCGAGGTGCTGCGCCCACTGATCATGGCCGTCCTGGTGGGCGTCCTGGCGTTCGTCCTGCTCCGCCCGGCCTTCGGCACCGCCCCGCCGCCCTCGGGGCCGGTCACCCGGCGCCGCCTCCTGCTCGCGCTGCTGGTGGCGGGCCTGGGCATCGGCTTCTACGACGGCCTCATCGGCCCCGGCACCGGCGCCTTCCTCGTCGTCGCGCTGGCCGCGATCCTGCACATGGACCTGGTGACGTCGTCGGCCACCGCCAAGGTCGTCAACGTGTGCACCAACATCGGCGCCCTGGCCATGTTCGCCTACCAGGGCACGGTCCTGTGGCAACTGGGCGCGCTGCTCGCGGTGTTCAACTTCGTCGGCGGCACGGTCGGCGCGCGCATGGCCCTGAAGCGGGGGGCCGGGTTCGTGCGCGGGGTGCTGGTCGTGGTCGTCGTGTCGCTGCTGTGCAAGCTGGCCTTCGACCAGTGGCTGGCCTGA
- the fes gene encoding enterochelin esterase — protein sequence MKTSVGTSTGPVGATLPGAATGTAAGAVRGTVPGAPSGVCGGPAATGAAEAVPAGPPHTSRPAPAEIVDSPRIVALAASVAGGRDAAVREFWAEAEAQGTPLVEPIPWDPEHRAVTFLWRGTDRTRRVLLLVNRLVDRSHLAGSLMRRIHGTDVWHLTYRLPSDHRGSYVIAPDTGLEGGRAHTGEVSVAMREVSALPSAPDSEPADDFQARLLPLLAAARPDPLNPYVLPSRWRGEGGSVFELPDAPPQRWRPWACAAGPDGSMARGTVERHRLTSAALAARRDVWTYVPPGPLPDSGADTLVLLDGDMWFGRLGVQDLFDRLIADGVLPPLVVLAPDAVDNATRAREFGGRQAYTNFLAAELLPWAAARLPVTFDPSRTVVAGESLGGLTALYAGFAAPRRFGNVLAQSPALWWRPEGAGPVNGTDAAERPSWLAERFAGGGRRELRTHLRTGRYAGDARTRSRELRDTLRVLGHPVTYREYNGGHDHACWAGGLAEGLADLLGRPDTDAGTPGPA from the coding sequence ATGAAGACATCGGTGGGCACGTCGACGGGCCCGGTCGGGGCAACCCTGCCGGGCGCCGCGACGGGTACGGCGGCGGGGGCGGTACGGGGGACGGTGCCGGGCGCACCCTCCGGCGTGTGCGGCGGACCGGCGGCGACGGGGGCGGCGGAAGCCGTACCCGCCGGCCCGCCGCACACGTCGCGCCCGGCACCGGCCGAGATCGTGGACAGCCCGCGGATCGTCGCGCTGGCCGCCTCCGTCGCGGGCGGACGCGACGCCGCCGTACGCGAGTTCTGGGCCGAGGCCGAGGCGCAGGGCACCCCGCTCGTCGAGCCGATCCCCTGGGACCCCGAGCACCGGGCCGTCACCTTCCTGTGGCGCGGCACGGACCGGACCCGCCGGGTCCTCCTGCTGGTCAACCGTCTGGTGGACCGCTCGCACCTCGCGGGCAGCCTGATGCGCCGGATCCACGGCACCGACGTCTGGCACCTCACCTACCGGCTGCCCTCCGACCACCGCGGCTCGTACGTCATCGCGCCCGACACGGGGCTGGAGGGCGGGCGGGCCCATACGGGGGAGGTGTCCGTGGCGATGCGGGAGGTGTCGGCGCTGCCGTCCGCGCCGGACTCCGAGCCCGCGGACGACTTCCAGGCCCGGCTGCTCCCGCTGCTCGCCGCCGCCCGGCCCGACCCGCTCAATCCGTACGTCCTGCCGTCCCGTTGGCGCGGTGAGGGCGGCTCGGTCTTCGAGCTGCCGGACGCCCCGCCGCAGCGGTGGCGGCCATGGGCCTGCGCTGCCGGGCCGGACGGGAGCATGGCCCGGGGCACGGTGGAACGGCACCGGCTGACCAGTGCCGCCCTCGCCGCCCGCCGCGACGTCTGGACGTACGTACCGCCGGGGCCGCTCCCGGACAGTGGGGCCGACACGCTGGTGCTGCTGGACGGCGACATGTGGTTCGGGCGGCTCGGTGTGCAGGACCTCTTCGACCGGCTGATCGCGGACGGCGTGCTGCCGCCGCTGGTCGTGCTGGCGCCGGACGCCGTGGACAACGCCACCCGCGCCCGCGAGTTCGGCGGCCGGCAGGCGTACACGAACTTCCTCGCCGCCGAACTGCTGCCCTGGGCGGCGGCGCGGCTGCCGGTGACGTTCGACCCGTCGCGCACGGTGGTCGCGGGCGAGAGCCTGGGCGGACTCACCGCGCTGTACGCCGGATTCGCGGCACCGCGCCGGTTCGGCAACGTGCTGGCCCAGTCGCCCGCGCTCTGGTGGCGGCCGGAAGGAGCGGGGCCCGTGAACGGGACGGACGCCGCGGAACGGCCGTCCTGGCTGGCGGAACGGTTCGCCGGGGGAGGCCGCCGCGAGCTGCGGACCCACCTGCGGACGGGCCGGTACGCGGGGGACGCGCGCACCCGCTCCCGGGAACTGCGCGACACGCTGCGTGTCCTCGGCCATCCGGTCACGTACAGGGAGTACAACGGCGGTCATGACCACGCCTGCTGGGCGGGCGGACTGGCGGAGGGGCTGGCGGACCTGCTGGGCCGGCCGGACACCGACGCCGGAACACCGGGGCCCGCATGA
- a CDS encoding hemerythrin domain-containing protein: MTAPTGRAEDGRTTATTDPATDRNPTPDTDVVALLMAQHGQIRNLFDEVEQSSGDARRDAFRRLVRLLAVHETAEEEAVHPYVKRTADGGDDIVADRLGEEKTAKQALSALDGMDVEDEAFLPRLLSLRTDVMEHARAEERYEFSWLRRLNDPARLAAMARAVKAAEGTAPTHPHPGVESGAANAVLGPLTAVVDRTRDAVRKALGKDG, from the coding sequence GTGACGGCGCCGACGGGTCGCGCCGAGGACGGGCGGACCACGGCGACGACCGACCCGGCCACCGACCGGAACCCCACTCCGGACACGGATGTGGTGGCGCTGCTGATGGCCCAGCACGGACAGATCCGCAACCTCTTCGACGAGGTCGAGCAGAGCAGCGGGGACGCCCGCCGGGATGCGTTCCGCCGGCTGGTGCGGCTGCTGGCGGTGCACGAGACGGCCGAGGAGGAGGCCGTCCACCCGTACGTGAAGCGGACGGCGGACGGCGGGGACGACATCGTCGCGGACCGGCTCGGCGAGGAGAAGACGGCCAAGCAGGCCCTGTCCGCGCTGGACGGCATGGACGTCGAGGACGAGGCGTTCCTGCCGCGGCTGCTGTCGCTGCGCACGGACGTGATGGAGCACGCCCGCGCGGAGGAGCGCTATGAGTTCTCGTGGCTGCGGCGGCTGAACGACCCCGCCCGGCTGGCCGCCATGGCCAGGGCCGTCAAGGCGGCCGAAGGCACCGCGCCCACGCATCCGCACCCCGGCGTCGAGTCCGGCGCCGCGAACGCCGTGCTCGGCCCCCTGACGGCCGTCGTGGACCGTACCCGCGACGCGGTACGCAAGGCCCTGGGCAAGGACGGGTGA
- a CDS encoding trypsin-like serine peptidase, which translates to MSAVGAGLALCLLVAPASGATTAADETGGSVSGDGAGGWTSEAAARYWTAGRMAAAVPAGSGSGKSAAAPGARATAGAARSARHFDGVPSVGVLFSVDKDARAHHCTASVVRSPHRNLILTAGHCKPGSRAAFVPQYRSGATAQPYGVWAVERGFTDPRRTGDGPGSDLDFAFATVAPDAEGRALESVTGGNILLRTPGYTTDVTIIGYPTVRSDPADQAVRCDVRTSRLTGQRQLRMECGGFYGGTSGGPWLSRFDERTKTGYVVGNIGGLNGGGPSGPDGHRTSYSPYYGSEVFRLYARAVSR; encoded by the coding sequence GTGAGCGCCGTCGGTGCCGGGCTCGCGCTGTGCCTCCTCGTGGCGCCCGCGAGCGGTGCGACCACCGCCGCCGACGAGACCGGTGGCAGCGTCAGCGGCGATGGCGCGGGCGGCTGGACGAGTGAGGCCGCGGCCCGGTACTGGACGGCCGGGCGGATGGCGGCGGCCGTCCCGGCGGGCTCGGGCAGCGGCAAGAGCGCCGCCGCGCCCGGCGCGCGTGCCACGGCGGGCGCCGCCCGGTCCGCCCGGCACTTCGACGGCGTGCCCTCCGTCGGCGTGCTGTTCTCCGTGGACAAGGACGCGCGGGCCCACCACTGCACCGCGAGCGTCGTCCGCAGCCCGCACCGCAACCTGATCCTGACGGCCGGGCACTGCAAGCCGGGGTCCCGTGCGGCCTTTGTCCCGCAGTATCGTTCCGGCGCCACCGCGCAGCCGTACGGAGTCTGGGCGGTCGAGCGCGGCTTCACCGACCCGCGGCGCACCGGCGACGGCCCCGGCTCGGACCTGGACTTCGCGTTCGCGACGGTCGCGCCGGACGCCGAGGGCCGCGCGCTGGAGTCGGTGACCGGCGGCAACATCCTGCTGCGCACCCCCGGTTACACCACGGACGTCACCATCATCGGCTACCCGACCGTCCGCAGCGACCCCGCCGACCAGGCCGTACGGTGCGACGTACGGACCAGCCGGCTCACCGGGCAGCGGCAGTTGCGCATGGAGTGCGGCGGGTTCTACGGCGGCACGTCGGGCGGCCCGTGGCTGAGCCGCTTCGACGAGCGGACGAAGACCGGGTACGTGGTCGGCAACATCGGCGGCCTGAACGGCGGCGGCCCGTCCGGCCCGGACGGCCACCGGACGTCCTACAGCCCGTATTACGGCTCGGAGGTCTTCCGGCTCTACGCCCGCGCCGTGTCCCGGTGA
- the cutA gene encoding divalent-cation tolerance protein CutA, with translation MTTTDSAEKAEALARGAVEARVAACAQISAPVTSVYRWEQAIETAQEWQVLFKTAAARYEALETYLVAAHDYDTPEIIATPVTRGGAGYLAWVAEETS, from the coding sequence ATGACGACGACCGACAGCGCCGAGAAGGCGGAGGCGCTGGCGCGCGGCGCGGTGGAGGCGCGGGTGGCGGCGTGCGCCCAGATCAGCGCGCCCGTCACGTCCGTGTACCGGTGGGAGCAGGCGATCGAGACGGCACAGGAGTGGCAGGTGCTGTTCAAGACGGCGGCCGCGCGGTACGAGGCACTGGAGACGTACCTCGTCGCGGCGCACGACTACGACACGCCGGAGATCATCGCCACGCCCGTCACACGGGGCGGGGCCGGTTATCTCGCGTGGGTCGCGGAGGAGACGAGCTGA
- a CDS encoding TetR/AcrR family transcriptional regulator — protein sequence MSPRKSAAESRRTRDRIIDRSIAIASVEGLDGLTIGRLATDLGMSKAGVLGHFGTKETLQLASLDGASAIFSRAVWEPAAGTAPGLARLRAICEYWITYLEREHGAFPGGCFFTTAAVEFDARGGPIRDAVVRRSLLWRRRLANEIRYAVDAGELPPDTDPDQLVFELIGLYTGLNQAIQLFADPQAQDRTRRALARLLAPASEGAR from the coding sequence ATGAGCCCACGCAAGTCCGCCGCCGAGTCCCGCCGGACCCGGGACCGGATCATCGACCGCAGCATCGCGATCGCCTCGGTCGAAGGGCTCGACGGGCTGACCATCGGCCGCCTCGCCACCGACCTGGGCATGAGCAAGGCCGGTGTCCTCGGCCACTTCGGCACCAAGGAGACGCTCCAGCTCGCCTCCCTGGACGGCGCGTCCGCGATCTTCTCCAGGGCGGTGTGGGAACCCGCCGCCGGCACGGCCCCCGGTCTCGCCCGGCTCCGGGCCATCTGCGAGTACTGGATCACGTACCTGGAACGGGAGCACGGCGCCTTCCCCGGCGGCTGCTTCTTCACCACGGCGGCGGTCGAGTTCGACGCGCGCGGCGGGCCCATCCGCGATGCGGTGGTACGCCGTTCCCTGCTCTGGCGCCGTCGCCTGGCCAACGAGATCCGGTACGCCGTCGACGCGGGCGAACTGCCCCCGGACACCGACCCGGACCAGCTCGTCTTCGAGCTGATCGGCCTCTACACCGGCCTCAACCAGGCCATCCAGCTCTTCGCCGACCCCCAGGCCCAGGACCGCACCCGCCGCGCGCTCGCCCGGCTGCTGGCTCCCGCGTCGGAGGGGGCCCGGTGA